One window of Flavobacteriales bacterium genomic DNA carries:
- the mreD gene encoding rod shape-determining protein MreD, translated as MINIVTRNITRFVLLILLQALVIDHLDLAHGWVVPYLYVLFIISLPFDTPPWATLVLGFVLGMVMDFFSSTPGMHASACVLMAFTRLLMLRILVPRDGYDPGKRPIVQHMGLTWWITFAGVLILVHHLWLFFVEVYRFDDFFTTLLRALMSAIATLVLCLLAQALTSREIRPR; from the coding sequence ATGATCAACATCGTCACCCGGAATATCACGCGTTTCGTGCTGCTGATCCTCTTGCAGGCACTGGTGATCGATCATTTGGACCTGGCCCACGGCTGGGTGGTGCCCTACCTGTATGTGTTGTTCATCATCTCACTGCCGTTCGACACACCGCCTTGGGCCACCTTGGTCCTTGGCTTCGTGCTCGGCATGGTGATGGACTTCTTCAGCAGCACACCGGGCATGCATGCAAGTGCGTGCGTGCTGATGGCCTTCACCCGCCTGCTGATGCTGCGGATCCTCGTTCCCCGAGATGGGTACGACCCCGGAAAACGGCCTATCGTCCAGCACATGGGCCTCACGTGGTGGATCACTTTCGCCGGCGTGCTGATCCTCGTACACCATCTGTGGCTTTTCTTCGTTGAAGTGTACCGCTTCGATGATTTCTTCACCACTCTTCTCAGAGCCCTGATGAGTGCTATCGCCACGCTCGTGCTGTGCCTTCTGGCCCAAGCGCTCACCTCGCGCGAGATCCGGCCGCGATGA
- the mreC gene encoding rod shape-determining protein MreC, with translation MRDLFRFLFRQRNNLLFLALMGISISLLINGNMHQRAQAISSSNAAVGQIYAWRNEITEYADLRAVNQQLAQALASERNKAHDVPAHPDSSRAVSDSARAQHYRFITAQVINSTTQKERNYITLGSGALAGIRPDMGVVGMNGLVGIVRDVSPHFALVTSVLGNEFRTSVQLKNTGHFGLLAWDTSDPATASLTDVANHVPVAPGDTVVTRGGDGIFPTGMPVGTVTEVEDDPGSNYHDIKIHLSEDLTRTAYVHVVTDLLKAERDTLQAKVMQP, from the coding sequence ATGCGCGACCTTTTCCGCTTCCTCTTCCGTCAGCGCAACAACTTGCTTTTCCTGGCCCTGATGGGGATCTCCATCTCCTTGTTGATCAATGGGAACATGCATCAGCGCGCCCAGGCGATCAGCAGCAGCAATGCGGCCGTGGGCCAGATCTATGCGTGGAGGAACGAGATCACTGAATACGCGGACCTGCGTGCCGTGAACCAACAGTTGGCCCAAGCCTTGGCTTCCGAGCGCAACAAGGCCCACGATGTGCCCGCACACCCGGACAGTTCCCGAGCGGTGAGCGATAGCGCGCGGGCACAGCATTACCGGTTCATCACCGCACAGGTGATCAACAGCACCACGCAGAAGGAACGGAACTACATCACCTTGGGCAGCGGCGCATTGGCGGGGATCAGACCGGACATGGGCGTGGTGGGCATGAACGGGCTGGTCGGCATCGTCCGGGACGTCAGCCCGCATTTCGCGCTCGTCACCAGCGTGCTCGGCAATGAGTTCCGCACCAGCGTTCAGCTGAAGAACACGGGCCATTTCGGCCTGCTCGCCTGGGACACCAGCGATCCCGCCACGGCCTCGCTGACGGATGTGGCCAACCACGTGCCGGTGGCACCGGGCGACACGGTGGTGACCCGCGGCGGTGATGGCATCTTCCCGACGGGCATGCCCGTGGGCACTGTGACGGAGGTGGAGGACGACCCCGGAAGCAACTACCACGACATCAAGATCCACCTGAGCGAGGACCTCACGCGCACGGCCTATGTCCACGTGGTGACCGACCTGCTGAAGGCCGAGCGCGACACCCTACAAGCCAAGGTCATGCAGCCATGA